Proteins encoded in a region of the Haloarcula sp. CBA1129 genome:
- a CDS encoding endonuclease NucS domain-containing protein, whose product MHDGTHVMAGECTTVFEGPREREQRGDVLVVVKPDNTVLVHDADGYQPVAWLTRAESVTIDAGAVTARDGDELLRVVTHEEHGSARYPASSAGVPVRDCPDCVGTLVRTRSEVTCTGCDAAYGIPSDAAVTGGRCDDCGLPTLRVERGRAFELCLDRDCDSLDDAVTAAFDREWDCPNCDGDLLILRRGGLLAGCEHYPDCDTGFSMPSGVVVGDCDCGLPLFETAGGTRCLDSSCAALG is encoded by the coding sequence ATGCACGACGGAACCCATGTGATGGCCGGCGAGTGTACGACCGTTTTCGAGGGACCGCGCGAGCGGGAACAGCGCGGCGACGTGCTCGTCGTCGTCAAACCGGACAACACCGTTCTCGTTCACGACGCCGACGGGTATCAACCGGTCGCGTGGCTCACACGCGCCGAAAGCGTCACTATCGACGCCGGAGCGGTGACCGCCCGCGACGGCGACGAACTCCTCCGAGTGGTCACCCACGAGGAACACGGCAGTGCCCGCTATCCGGCCTCGAGCGCCGGCGTTCCGGTACGTGACTGCCCCGACTGCGTCGGGACGCTGGTCCGAACCCGAAGCGAGGTCACCTGTACCGGCTGTGACGCCGCCTACGGGATTCCGAGCGATGCCGCGGTCACCGGCGGCCGGTGTGACGACTGCGGCCTCCCCACACTTCGGGTGGAACGCGGGCGTGCGTTCGAACTCTGCCTCGACCGGGACTGTGACTCGCTGGACGACGCTGTCACCGCGGCCTTCGACCGTGAGTGGGACTGTCCCAACTGCGACGGCGACCTGTTGATTCTCCGCCGCGGCGGCCTGCTCGCCGGCTGTGAACACTACCCGGACTGTGACACCGGCTTCTCGATGCCGTCCGGCGTCGTCGTCGGCGACTGTGACTGTGGCCTGCCGCTGTTCGAAACTGCCGGCGGCACGCGCTGTCTGGACAGTTCCTGTGCGGCATTGGGGTGA
- a CDS encoding HAD family phosphatase — protein sequence MSEPPAAVCFDMDGVLVQSEDHWVRAQREDILPTVAPNDDIPLSAITGRNYREVYPDLNSEYDLEVSREVFERLFEEHGERIYGEEATVLEGAHGLLDDLRDAGVSLALTTSAPWAWIDVADERFDLLSKFDVAISANDIDGPGKPEPDIYERGAAELGVAPEDCWAVEDSTAGARAAVAAGMTTVGFRGDGDETDLSMVHEIADDATTLREVLLGGV from the coding sequence ATGAGCGAACCACCGGCGGCGGTCTGTTTCGATATGGACGGCGTGCTCGTCCAGTCCGAGGATCACTGGGTCCGTGCACAGCGCGAGGATATCCTTCCGACAGTCGCACCGAACGACGACATCCCGCTCTCGGCGATTACCGGCCGGAACTACCGGGAAGTGTATCCGGATCTAAATAGCGAGTACGACCTCGAAGTCAGCCGCGAGGTGTTCGAGAGACTGTTCGAGGAGCACGGCGAGCGGATTTACGGCGAAGAGGCAACCGTCCTCGAAGGGGCGCACGGACTGCTCGACGACCTCCGAGATGCCGGGGTATCACTGGCGCTGACGACATCCGCGCCGTGGGCATGGATCGACGTGGCCGACGAGCGCTTCGACCTGCTCTCGAAGTTCGACGTTGCGATCAGCGCAAACGACATCGACGGTCCCGGCAAGCCGGAACCGGACATCTACGAGCGGGGCGCGGCAGAACTGGGCGTCGCACCCGAGGACTGCTGGGCCGTTGAGGACTCCACCGCGGGCGCACGCGCTGCCGTCGCCGCCGGGATGACGACTGTCGGGTTCCGCGGTGACGGCGACGAGACGGACCTCTCGATGGTGCACGAAATCGCGGACGACGCGACGACACTACGCGAGGTACTGTTAGGGGGTGTATAA